Proteins from a single region of Candidatus Omnitrophota bacterium:
- a CDS encoding type II/IV secretion system protein has translation METVDLLLKQGLITQEQINKAKDESARTGLRLEKALEKLGFISEEDVAKVKADHLGVPYMDLADYIVDAQVAKIIPEEVLKKHRAVPIFKIADCITVAMVNPNDIRVLDEMRKISGIDNVEPVLVSDSGIQRVLDSLHGSAKSVEEFVKIIEKDEKNTEGDVKSADSESPVIKLVNTLISEGIRDRASDIHIEPEQDVLRVRYRIDGILHETHTLPTKLNNAIVSRIKIMSNLDIAESRKPQDGKVRLKLENKSIDIRVSTFPTVYGENVVLRLLDKASILLSLKDLGFSNDNFAMFDKIIRRPNGIILVTGPTGSGKTTTLYAALTNISSMEKNIITIEDPVEYEIPLIRQTQVNPKAGITFANGLRSILRQDPDVVMVGEIRDKETAEIAIQASLTGHLVFSTLHTNDAPSALTRLIDMGIEPFLISSSIIGVLAQRLVRKICDKCKEKYTPSDKLPEGLGFEGSVELYRGEGCPACRNTGFIGRIGIFELLIIDENIRRMVEEKSPADKIKKRAIESGLKTLLFDGVDKARSGLTTIDEVLRVTETQ, from the coding sequence ATGGAAACCGTGGATTTACTTTTAAAACAAGGGCTCATAACACAGGAGCAGATTAATAAGGCAAAGGATGAGTCTGCCAGGACCGGGCTTCGTTTAGAAAAAGCGCTGGAGAAATTGGGATTTATCAGTGAAGAGGATGTTGCCAAGGTCAAGGCGGACCACCTGGGTGTCCCGTATATGGACCTGGCTGACTATATCGTTGATGCGCAGGTAGCAAAAATCATACCTGAAGAGGTCCTCAAAAAACACAGAGCAGTGCCGATCTTTAAAATAGCTGATTGTATTACTGTAGCTATGGTCAATCCTAATGATATCAGGGTCCTGGATGAGATGAGGAAGATAAGCGGCATAGATAATGTTGAACCTGTCCTGGTTTCAGATAGCGGCATACAACGGGTCCTTGATTCGCTGCATGGATCGGCAAAAAGCGTAGAAGAGTTTGTCAAGATTATAGAAAAGGACGAGAAAAATACAGAAGGCGATGTAAAAAGCGCCGATAGCGAATCCCCTGTAATAAAACTGGTTAATACTTTGATTTCCGAAGGTATAAGAGACAGGGCTTCTGATATACATATCGAGCCAGAGCAGGATGTGCTTCGGGTCAGGTATAGAATAGACGGCATATTGCATGAAACGCATACCCTTCCGACAAAGTTAAATAATGCGATTGTTTCCCGTATCAAAATAATGTCTAACCTGGATATCGCCGAAAGCAGGAAGCCCCAGGATGGCAAGGTGCGTTTAAAACTTGAAAATAAAAGCATAGACATACGTGTATCTACATTTCCTACTGTCTACGGCGAGAACGTTGTTTTAAGGCTCCTGGATAAAGCATCCATACTGCTTAGCCTTAAAGACCTTGGATTTTCAAATGATAATTTTGCTATGTTTGATAAGATTATCCGCAGGCCAAACGGGATAATCCTTGTTACCGGCCCAACGGGAAGCGGTAAGACCACTACTCTTTATGCCGCATTAACGAATATAAGTTCTATGGAAAAAAATATAATAACTATTGAGGACCCGGTTGAGTATGAAATCCCATTAATAAGGCAGACGCAGGTAAATCCTAAGGCCGGCATAACCTTTGCAAACGGCTTACGTTCAATATTGAGGCAGGACCCTGATGTGGTTATGGTCGGAGAGATACGGGACAAAGAAACAGCCGAGATCGCCATACAGGCATCTCTTACTGGGCATCTGGTGTTTTCTACACTGCATACAAATGATGCCCCTTCGGCTTTAACCAGGCTTATAGATATGGGCATAGAGCCTTTTCTGATCTCCAGCTCAATTATAGGCGTACTTGCCCAGAGGCTGGTAAGAAAGATATGCGACAAATGTAAAGAAAAATACACGCCCTCCGATAAATTGCCTGAAGGCTTGGGTTTTGAGGGGAGTGTTGAATTATACAGAGGAGAAGGATGCCCTGCCTGCAGGAATACCGGCTTTATCGGCAGGATCGGTATTTTTGAATTATTGATTATAGATGAAAATATACGCAGGATGGTCGAAGAAAAGAGCCCGGCCGATAAGATAAAGAAAAGAGCGATTGAATCAGGGTTAAAGACCTTGCTGTTTGATGGTGTTGACAAAGCCAGGTCGGGCCTGACTACAATCGATGAAGTGTTAAGGGTAACCGAAACACAATAA
- a CDS encoding glycosyltransferase family 2 protein, with the protein MKTVSVLIPAKNESETIAPLIGQIKNTFAGIDKYNLEIVVIADHCNDQTGRIALENGAVVYQNIYKPGKGNSLRFGFGVCKGDIIVMLDADGSHQPQDIPHFIEAIEKGSGLAIGSRAKGGSDEYEIIRLFGNAVFTFLVDILFSLDLTDSLNGYKAFRQDIINSHKFNSRWFDIEIELIFAALIKGYRITEVSSHELARQGGRMKSSTFLDGLRFLFAIFKWGFKYRVIKILSIRKKDSDR; encoded by the coding sequence ATGAAAACAGTAAGCGTATTGATACCGGCAAAGAATGAATCAGAGACAATAGCCCCGCTTATCGGACAGATAAAAAATACATTCGCAGGGATAGATAAATATAACCTTGAGATTGTGGTTATCGCCGATCACTGCAACGACCAAACCGGTCGGATTGCGTTAGAAAACGGCGCCGTTGTATATCAGAATATCTATAAGCCGGGCAAAGGTAACTCCTTAAGGTTCGGTTTTGGGGTTTGTAAGGGTGATATTATAGTTATGCTTGATGCCGATGGTTCGCATCAGCCGCAGGATATCCCGCACTTTATCGAGGCCATAGAAAAAGGTTCCGGGCTTGCAATAGGCTCAAGGGCAAAGGGCGGAAGCGATGAATACGAGATTATTAGGCTATTCGGGAATGCTGTTTTTACATTCCTTGTTGACATATTATTCTCTCTGGATCTTACAGATTCATTGAATGGTTATAAAGCGTTCAGGCAGGACATAATAAATAGCCATAAGTTTAATTCCAGATGGTTTGATATTGAAATAGAGTTAATTTTTGCTGCGTTAATAAAAGGTTACAGGATAACAGAGGTATCAAGCCATGAGCTGGCTCGGCAGGGCGGCAGGATGAAATCAAGCACCTTTCTTGACGGCTTAAGGTTTTTATTTGCAATATTCAAATGGGGGTTTAAATACAGGGTTATTAAAATATTAAGCATTCGCAAAAAGGATAGTGACAGATGA
- a CDS encoding type II secretion system protein, giving the protein MDYDKLGIRQGKDMTGNHKAAFTIIEFIMVMVIIGVLVSTGVFIMLNLTQNSVFLPNKLNVEMAGQDIMDDIIDGYQSQGYSRVKGLRFSRQIVSANPDAVNFINSDGQNVQFSWDNTNKIISRSVDGGPVQKIPYYFPNSMSIVKSGSSDIFIFYDANSAVTSTASDVRSIKITFRVQSGSGNFQDWQHQVDFLSGVAVKKFQ; this is encoded by the coding sequence ATGGATTATGATAAATTAGGCATTAGACAGGGTAAAGATATGACGGGTAATCATAAGGCAGCTTTTACAATAATTGAGTTTATAATGGTAATGGTGATTATCGGCGTATTGGTCTCAACCGGCGTTTTTATCATGTTGAACCTGACACAGAATTCTGTCTTTTTACCTAATAAGCTTAATGTAGAAATGGCAGGCCAGGATATTATGGATGATATTATTGATGGTTACCAGAGCCAGGGTTATTCCAGGGTAAAAGGTTTGAGGTTTTCAAGGCAAATCGTATCGGCCAATCCTGATGCGGTTAATTTTATTAATTCCGATGGCCAGAATGTTCAGTTCAGCTGGGATAACACAAATAAAATTATCAGCCGTTCTGTTGACGGCGGGCCTGTTCAGAAAATCCCATATTATTTTCCCAACAGTATGTCTATCGTTAAATCCGGGTCAAGCGATATCTTTATCTTTTATGATGCCAATTCAGCGGTGACAAGCACTGCCTCCGATGTGCGCAGCATAAAGATAACTTTCAGGGTACAAAGCGGTAGCGGAAACTTCCAGGATTGGCAGCATCAGGTTGATTTTCTTTCAGGCGTTGCGGTGAAAAAATTCCAGTAA
- a CDS encoding type II secretion system protein has protein sequence MINRKGFTLIELVMIIVILGILAAVAIPNFYNLQSDAKTSAEKGVVGGVRAGIATYYANQCASGTCAYPAALDAATTGACTASNACFDNVLSQGGITSDWTKASATTYTGPAGTTYTYTAATGSFQ, from the coding sequence ATGATCAACAGAAAAGGTTTCACGCTTATTGAGCTTGTCATGATCATCGTCATACTCGGTATACTTGCAGCAGTCGCAATACCCAATTTTTATAACCTTCAGAGCGATGCAAAGACTTCAGCCGAAAAGGGTGTTGTCGGCGGAGTAAGGGCAGGCATTGCCACTTATTATGCAAACCAATGCGCAAGCGGTACATGCGCATACCCGGCTGCGCTTGATGCAGCAACAACCGGTGCTTGCACTGCATCAAATGCCTGTTTTGATAATGTCCTTTCTCAAGGTGGTATAACCTCTGACTGGACAAAGGCATCAGCTACTACTTATACCGGTCCTGCAGGCACTACTTATACTTATACTGCCGCCACAGGGTCTTTCCAATAA
- a CDS encoding PAS domain S-box protein, whose product MTRKRIINPLISDPGSRNNIQNKYELLSDLINHIPDVIYFKDKKGKLLLVNEAHAKGLGLKPKQVIGKTDFDIFPKDRAKKMAEDDKFVIRTGNPIIDKIERATRPDGIDNYVSTTKIPRFDKEGKIIGLMGITRDITHRMQLDYLKNEKGMLEKKLEIEKDLNKLKSDFVSIVSHELRTPLSIIKEIILLLHDEITGPLNEKQKELLYKARNNTERLRKIIEDLLDISRIEKGTLRVNFSLVNFNDLLLQSYQDFLNLAAQKQIRVSFDLPKKQINIFIDPERIYQCISNLLSNAIKFTQENGHIKIEVKILEDKIRIGVIDDGIGISKDDIPKLFNKFVQVSKNIAQQIKGLGLGLSITKELVERHGGEIWCESRPGIGSKFFFTLSGIYTTAEISPKVKEKINAVIQSGEKAYLVNLNIINFRKFKNRVKTEPKRLFRDLDILLLDVIKKSAGAHAAAEVILKDYREGTFGLVYTTKNEKQVNQLCESLKSRIKDYFSRNKVENVFINIGVISYPAENQPHSQEKVAANIMIKKILIGSELRRAKRINYKAEIEILSEKKPELTQAIDISRGGMCIETQSRLDTDSSISMNFELINKQRLKLNGKVRWIKNSDEHKNRFKTGIEFVGMNPEIKNRLLAFIKTIQKQNRS is encoded by the coding sequence ATGACAAGAAAAAGAATCATTAACCCCCTTATTAGCGACCCGGGCTCCCGAAACAATATACAAAATAAATACGAATTACTCTCCGACCTCATAAACCACATCCCCGATGTAATATACTTTAAGGATAAAAAAGGCAAATTGCTACTCGTAAATGAAGCACACGCCAAAGGCTTAGGCTTAAAACCCAAGCAGGTCATTGGAAAAACTGATTTTGACATTTTTCCCAAAGACCGCGCAAAAAAAATGGCTGAAGACGATAAATTCGTTATCCGGACCGGGAATCCCATAATCGATAAAATCGAAAGGGCAACCCGGCCTGACGGCATAGATAATTATGTCAGCACAACAAAAATACCGAGGTTCGATAAAGAAGGCAAAATAATCGGCCTTATGGGCATAACCAGGGATATCACCCACCGCATGCAGCTGGATTATCTCAAGAACGAAAAAGGCATGCTTGAAAAAAAATTGGAGATTGAAAAAGATTTAAACAAACTGAAATCCGATTTTGTTTCAATTGTTTCCCATGAATTAAGAACCCCTTTGTCAATAATCAAAGAAATAATACTCCTGCTTCATGATGAAATAACCGGGCCGCTTAATGAAAAGCAAAAGGAACTGTTATATAAAGCCAGGAATAATACGGAGAGGCTCAGAAAAATAATCGAAGACCTCCTTGATATCTCCAGGATAGAAAAAGGGACACTTAGGGTCAATTTCTCTCTTGTGAACTTTAACGATCTCCTCCTGCAATCTTATCAGGACTTTTTGAATTTGGCTGCCCAAAAACAAATCCGGGTTTCCTTTGACCTGCCTAAAAAGCAGATAAACATTTTTATTGATCCGGAAAGGATATACCAATGCATTTCGAATCTTTTATCTAATGCCATCAAGTTTACCCAAGAAAACGGCCACATTAAAATCGAGGTAAAGATACTTGAGGATAAAATAAGGATAGGCGTAATTGATGACGGCATAGGCATTTCAAAAGACGATATTCCCAAATTATTTAATAAATTTGTTCAGGTATCAAAAAATATAGCCCAGCAAATAAAAGGATTGGGCCTGGGCCTCTCCATTACCAAAGAGCTGGTAGAAAGGCACGGCGGAGAAATATGGTGTGAATCAAGACCCGGAATAGGAAGCAAGTTCTTCTTTACTTTATCGGGCATATATACTACTGCCGAAATCAGCCCTAAGGTTAAAGAAAAGATAAATGCCGTTATCCAAAGCGGAGAGAAGGCTTATCTTGTGAATCTTAACATTATAAATTTCAGGAAATTCAAAAACAGGGTAAAAACCGAACCAAAGAGATTATTCAGGGACCTGGATATACTGCTGTTGGATGTAATAAAAAAATCAGCCGGCGCGCATGCCGCTGCAGAGGTAATACTTAAAGACTACCGGGAAGGCACTTTTGGGCTGGTTTATACCACAAAAAACGAGAAACAAGTAAACCAGCTTTGCGAATCATTAAAATCCAGGATAAAAGATTATTTCTCCAGGAATAAGGTTGAAAATGTATTCATAAATATAGGGGTGATTTCCTATCCCGCAGAAAATCAACCTCATTCACAGGAAAAGGTCGCCGCTAATATAATGATAAAAAAGATCCTTATAGGCTCGGAGTTAAGAAGAGCTAAAAGAATAAATTATAAAGCCGAAATAGAAATACTATCAGAAAAAAAGCCCGAGCTAACACAGGCAATAGACATCTCCAGGGGAGGAATGTGCATTGAAACACAAAGCAGGCTTGATACTGATTCTTCGATCAGCATGAACTTCGAGTTAATAAATAAGCAACGCCTCAAGCTAAACGGCAAGGTAAGATGGATAAAAAATTCGGATGAGCATAAAAACAGGTTCAAAACCGGCATTGAATTCGTCGGAATGAACCCGGAAATAAAGAACAGGCTGCTTGCTTTTATAAAGACCATCCAGAAACAAAATCGCTCATAA
- a CDS encoding response regulator has product MPKKKILVVDDEAHFLELIKMRLEANGYEVVTANSGREAINILNEKKPDAVLLDIIMPDIDGIKVLEEIRKKYKKLPVFMITGFSGDERFKLANTFEASGFIVKTKDLNEEIKNITGVLNMADRYKKS; this is encoded by the coding sequence ATGCCTAAGAAAAAGATTTTAGTCGTTGACGATGAGGCCCATTTCTTAGAATTGATTAAGATGAGGCTGGAGGCAAATGGTTACGAAGTTGTAACTGCTAATTCCGGTAGAGAGGCAATTAATATCCTTAATGAAAAAAAACCTGATGCGGTCCTGTTGGATATAATTATGCCGGATATTGACGGGATCAAGGTTTTAGAAGAAATCAGGAAGAAATATAAGAAGTTGCCGGTATTTATGATTACCGGTTTTTCGGGAGATGAGCGTTTTAAACTTGCTAACACCTTTGAGGCATCCGGTTTTATAGTAAAGACCAAAGATTTGAATGAAGAGATAAAGAATATTACCGGGGTTCTCAATATGGCGGATAGATATAAGAAAAGCTGA
- a CDS encoding PAS domain S-box protein → MTASINYNEFWVSLFDTMDDIIFIVDKECNIKKANSAFLLAMNSEEKNFIDKKCYDVLGSCCCGVNSCPHKETVNAAKLTTSEYYDDRLNKWFHLRSAPLFDKNNAVCGSICVLIDITEHKAKDEELEELSQAVELSPTCVMITDADANIEYVNKKFLQLTGYALEEVIGKNPRILNSGEQDKEFYKKLWDTILSGEEWRGQFHNRKKNGQLYWESALISSVKNKDGKIIHFIAVKEDITERKKMEESLLAANERLKELDKLKSEFVATVSHELRTPLSIMKEGVSLVIDKVTGPLNGRQEKTLETVFSNIDRLTQLINDLLDISRIESGKLRLKKSFINVSALLDDTCSKMRIQSDSKHQQLLCYIPDKPEYLFVDQDKFIQILTNIISNAVKYTPENGIITVSLQGKDESVEFRVIDNGSGISREDLPKLFGKFAQFGRSPGAGPKGTGLGLAITKELVNMHKGSIWVESDLGKGSKFVISLPRIECIDIFKESAGKLIDDALKEDKPITFILLQIDNSNEIISKYGFAEFNLVLRNIESEINKALRGKEDVVQVGKNEIIISLFGVGKDTSGIVYGRIENIIREYILKSGLQSAKELKTKAVFISYPEETKNIEELLAKVSCSSVKNE, encoded by the coding sequence ATGACCGCAAGCATAAACTATAACGAATTTTGGGTAAGCCTTTTTGATACAATGGATGATATTATTTTTATTGTTGATAAGGAATGTAATATAAAAAAGGCAAATAGCGCCTTTTTGCTGGCTATGAACAGTGAGGAAAAGAACTTTATTGATAAGAAATGCTATGATGTTCTTGGCAGTTGCTGTTGCGGTGTTAACTCTTGCCCGCATAAGGAGACCGTAAATGCGGCTAAGCTTACGACATCCGAATATTATGATGACAGGCTTAATAAGTGGTTTCACTTACGCAGCGCTCCGTTATTTGACAAGAATAATGCTGTATGCGGCTCTATATGCGTGCTGATCGATATTACTGAGCATAAGGCTAAAGACGAGGAATTAGAGGAATTAAGCCAGGCTGTCGAGTTAAGCCCGACTTGTGTTATGATTACTGATGCCGATGCCAATATTGAGTATGTTAATAAAAAATTCCTTCAGTTAACAGGATACGCCCTTGAGGAGGTTATTGGCAAAAACCCGCGAATATTAAATTCAGGAGAGCAAGATAAGGAATTCTACAAAAAGCTATGGGATACCATACTCTCCGGTGAAGAATGGAGAGGCCAGTTCCATAACCGGAAAAAAAACGGGCAATTATACTGGGAGTCTGCCTTAATTTCATCAGTCAAGAATAAAGACGGTAAGATTATTCATTTCATAGCCGTAAAAGAAGATATTACCGAACGTAAAAAGATGGAGGAAAGCCTGCTTGCTGCAAATGAAAGGTTAAAGGAGTTAGACAAGTTGAAGTCAGAATTTGTCGCTACTGTCTCTCATGAGTTAAGGACGCCTTTGTCAATTATGAAGGAGGGGGTTTCATTAGTTATAGATAAGGTTACAGGGCCTTTGAACGGGCGGCAGGAAAAAACCCTGGAAACAGTTTTTTCTAATATAGACCGGTTGACTCAGCTCATCAATGATTTATTGGATATATCAAGGATAGAGTCCGGTAAACTTCGCCTAAAGAAGAGTTTTATAAATGTTTCTGCACTTTTAGATGATACATGTTCTAAAATGAGGATACAGAGTGACTCTAAGCACCAGCAGCTACTTTGCTATATCCCGGATAAACCTGAATATCTGTTTGTTGACCAGGATAAATTTATACAGATCCTTACGAACATAATCTCAAATGCTGTCAAATATACCCCTGAAAACGGGATTATAACAGTAAGCTTGCAGGGTAAGGATGAATCCGTTGAGTTTAGAGTGATTGATAACGGTTCGGGTATATCCCGTGAGGACCTGCCGAAGTTATTCGGAAAATTCGCGCAATTCGGGCGCAGCCCCGGTGCCGGGCCTAAAGGCACAGGTTTAGGCCTTGCAATAACCAAAGAGCTTGTTAATATGCATAAGGGCAGTATTTGGGTGGAGAGTGATTTGGGTAAAGGGAGTAAATTCGTCATTTCTTTGCCAAGAATTGAATGTATCGATATTTTTAAGGAGTCTGCAGGCAAGCTTATTGATGATGCCTTAAAAGAAGACAAGCCGATTACTTTTATCTTATTGCAAATAGACAATTCTAACGAAATTATCAGTAAATATGGTTTCGCAGAATTTAACCTGGTATTGAGGAATATCGAAAGCGAAATAAATAAAGCCTTAAGAGGCAAGGAAGATGTTGTGCAGGTTGGTAAGAATGAAATTATTATTTCGTTATTCGGCGTTGGTAAAGATACTTCCGGGATTGTTTATGGCAGGATTGAAAACATTATAAGAGAGTATATTTTAAAATCAGGCTTACAATCAGCAAAGGAGCTTAAGACAAAAGCCGTCTTTATAAGCTATCCCGAGGAAACTAAGAACATAGAGGAGCTGTTAGCAAAGGTAAGTTGTTCTTCAGTTAAGAATGAATAG
- a CDS encoding DJ-1 family protein — protein MKKKALVLLADGFEEIEAVSCIDILRRADIDVIISSIDGLKVRSSRGMFLLAEERINRLQESFDAYILPGGSRGAKNLAASKTVGKILLKASKENKLIAAICASPAIVLAPLGLLKNKKATCYPGMEELFHADTIHSKDKVVADANIITSQAAATSIPFALEIVSTLKGREKSRGIAKDIVFEDFE, from the coding sequence ATGAAAAAAAAGGCTCTGGTCTTATTGGCTGACGGATTTGAAGAGATTGAAGCGGTATCATGTATTGATATATTAAGAAGGGCTGATATTGATGTCATCATAAGCTCTATTGACGGCCTTAAGGTGAGGAGTTCAAGGGGCATGTTTCTGCTTGCCGAAGAGCGCATAAACAGGCTGCAAGAGAGTTTTGATGCTTATATACTACCCGGCGGGTCAAGGGGAGCAAAGAATCTGGCTGCATCAAAAACGGTCGGAAAAATATTATTAAAAGCTAGTAAAGAAAACAAGCTTATAGCTGCTATATGCGCGTCTCCGGCAATAGTCCTTGCCCCACTTGGGCTTCTTAAAAACAAGAAAGCAACATGTTATCCGGGCATGGAAGAATTATTTCACGCAGATACTATCCATTCAAAAGATAAAGTTGTAGCCGATGCCAATATTATAACCAGCCAGGCGGCCGCGACATCCATACCTTTTGCCTTAGAAATCGTCAGCACGCTTAAAGGCAGAGAAAAATCAAGGGGAATCGCAAAAGATATAGTGTTTGAGGATTTCGAATAA
- a CDS encoding response regulator → MEQKKILIVDDEPELVEVLRLRLEANGYTVMEASNGQEGFDMARGLKPDLIILDLMLPKIDGYKICRMLKFDEKYKHIPIILFTARAQDQDLKTGMEVGADAYITKPFEPQVLLSKIKELIK, encoded by the coding sequence ATGGAGCAGAAAAAAATTCTTATTGTTGACGATGAGCCGGAATTAGTAGAAGTGCTCAGGCTGAGGCTGGAGGCAAATGGATATACCGTAATGGAGGCATCTAACGGCCAGGAGGGTTTTGATATGGCCAGGGGCCTGAAACCGGATTTGATTATCCTGGACTTAATGCTCCCTAAAATAGACGGGTATAAAATTTGCCGTATGCTTAAATTCGACGAAAAATATAAACATATCCCTATTATTCTGTTTACCGCCCGTGCCCAAGACCAGGATTTAAAAACCGGCATGGAGGTGGGAGCTGATGCCTATATTACCAAGCCGTTTGAACCACAAGTATTATTATCTAAAATAAAAGAGTTAATCAAGTAG
- a CDS encoding prepilin-type N-terminal cleavage/methylation domain-containing protein — protein sequence MMKYIHRLHHNNGFTLIELIMTIVIIGVIAIPLSLTIFAQVESAFYSQDLTIALNLGRLEMEGVYASPYTNIVSATFGNYQGYGYDVARVVTYAQGDGSSAESLKKIEVTVSRAGSTDVLVSFSTYIAKNVSYGL from the coding sequence ATGATGAAATATATACACAGATTACACCATAATAATGGTTTTACCTTGATTGAACTTATAATGACAATAGTAATTATTGGGGTTATCGCTATTCCTTTGTCCCTTACCATATTTGCCCAGGTTGAAAGTGCATTTTATAGCCAGGATTTAACAATAGCTCTGAACTTGGGGAGGCTTGAGATGGAGGGTGTTTATGCGAGTCCATATACTAACATAGTAAGTGCAACTTTTGGCAATTACCAGGGGTATGGTTATGATGTGGCCAGGGTCGTTACTTATGCGCAGGGGGACGGTTCATCAGCAGAGAGCCTTAAAAAAATAGAGGTAACCGTATCAAGAGCCGGATCGACTGATGTCTTGGTGTCATTTTCAACATATATTGCCAAGAATGTAAGCTATGGATTATGA
- a CDS encoding type II secretion system F family protein, producing the protein MQSYRYKARDNFGKLVDNIMTADSELAVAKKLNQLGYIPISIHPIHENNEFFARLFGRFGNVSIGDIAMFTRQFSALQKAGIPIRVSLNALREQATNKTLKRTIDSVIKDIEAGMLLSGAMAKHPKVFSELYINMITAGEASGLLDEALDRLAVLSEHDESIRLKIKAATRYPVIVVIAIVLGFLVLTTMVVPRFAKIYSQFTVQLPFPTRVLIGINYAVTKFWWLIILLGGIFAYLFKRVIKTDSGRIWWDTIKLKVPIFGPLVLKLTMSRFARISGTLLKAGVPILNVLDLSTKATGNVVVSRVIENIRVNVSEGKGMTEPMKISGMFPPVVIQMVSVGESTGKLDELLMHVSNYYDSQVDYTISNLTTLIEPILIFVLGCIVLFMALGIFLPVWNLMNVFKR; encoded by the coding sequence ATGCAGTCCTATAGATATAAAGCAAGGGATAATTTCGGCAAGCTTGTAGATAATATTATGACTGCTGATTCTGAGCTGGCAGTAGCTAAAAAGCTTAATCAGCTGGGATATATTCCTATCTCTATCCACCCAATCCATGAAAATAATGAGTTTTTTGCCAGGCTTTTCGGAAGATTTGGTAATGTTTCAATAGGGGACATTGCCATGTTTACCAGGCAGTTTTCTGCTTTGCAGAAAGCCGGTATCCCTATCAGGGTAAGCCTCAATGCATTAAGGGAGCAAGCTACAAACAAGACCCTTAAGAGGACCATTGATTCTGTCATTAAAGATATAGAGGCCGGTATGCTTCTATCCGGTGCTATGGCTAAACATCCCAAGGTTTTTAGCGAGTTGTATATTAATATGATCACTGCAGGTGAGGCCAGCGGTTTATTGGATGAGGCGCTTGACAGGCTCGCTGTTCTTTCAGAGCATGACGAGTCAATAAGGCTTAAAATTAAGGCAGCAACACGATACCCCGTAATTGTTGTTATAGCGATAGTCCTTGGTTTCCTGGTGCTTACTACGATGGTCGTACCCAGATTTGCAAAAATATACAGTCAGTTTACGGTACAACTTCCATTTCCAACGCGGGTATTAATAGGCATTAATTATGCTGTTACCAAATTCTGGTGGCTGATTATTTTGCTAGGAGGTATTTTTGCCTATTTGTTCAAGAGGGTAATAAAAACCGATTCAGGGAGGATCTGGTGGGATACGATCAAACTTAAAGTCCCTATTTTTGGCCCTTTAGTTTTGAAGCTGACCATGTCCAGGTTTGCGCGTATAAGCGGTACATTGTTGAAAGCAGGCGTGCCGATTTTGAATGTTTTGGATCTTTCAACCAAGGCCACGGGAAATGTTGTGGTCTCCAGAGTGATTGAAAATATAAGGGTTAATGTCAGTGAGGGCAAAGGGATGACTGAACCGATGAAAATCAGCGGCATGTTCCCGCCGGTAGTAATACAAATGGTTTCAGTAGGCGAGAGCACGGGTAAATTGGATGAGTTATTAATGCATGTTTCCAATTATTATGACTCGCAGGTCGATTACACAATAAGCAATCTGACCACGCTCATTGAACCGATATTAATATTTGTCCTGGGGTGCATTGTTTTGTTTATGGCGCTTGGTATATTTCTACCGGTATGGAACTTGATGAATGTGTTTAAGAGATAA